AACTAACGTTAGCATTATCGATGAAGGGCTTATTTACGGCTTTACAATAAAAGATGATACTATAAAGGTTTTTGTTAGTATTGAAGCCGCAACACCTTCATGCAATTGTAGTAAGGCACTTTCTTGGTTAGTGTTTAATAAAATTACAGAAAGCATAGTCAATAAACTTAAGGAGCTCTCATTTAAAGAGGTTGTTGTTGTAGAAGAGCTAAACCCTAAAATTATCTATAAAATTGGTTAAGGTTGAAGTGCTTCTTCTACATTGCCATTTATTGAAATCACAACCTCATAGCCAGGGTAGAATTGTCTTAAAGTTTCTGTAATCTCTGCTCTTATTGCGGCAACTCTACAAGAGCCTCCGACTCTTTGCAATTCCTCTCCAAAATCAATTTGGACCTTATTTGAACCAACTACTTCAATTTTATGAATAGTTAAATCCTTTGGAGTTGACATTACGTAACCGTTGGTTTCTTCATCTTTTGTCGGTCCCAATAAGAACACATGCGTAGTATCTAATGGCGGGTTTTGTGAATTAGAAGCAATTCTTCTTTCTACTGGAAACACTTTTGAACAGTCAATTACTCCAGGGTTTAAATTTGTATTTCCATAGAACACCTTTACTGTTTTGTAAGGAAAATTATAGTTTATTTCTCTACTATCTGAAAAAGCAATACTACCATCTTTTGGAGAAATTACTTCTGAGGATACCGTAATTTTATCTGTCTGAGGAAATGTTGTTAAGGTTATATCTGTTTGGAAATTTCCAAACTCACCCATATCTTTTGCGTCTGTAATCGCAGAACCTTCATAATCCACAAAACCTAAGCCATCTTTCACGACAATTTTGATGGTGCTTTCAAAAGCTCTTCCTCTTCCTTCAATGTGAATTGTTCCGTTTGAGTTAACGGAAACATTTCTAATGGAAACCTCTTTTTCCTTTGTGCAGCCTATACTAAAAAGGATAAACGTTATTAACAAAAGTGCAAATACTTTTTTCATTTCTTACCTCCTTTTTAATTATAATCCTTAAGTAGAACCCCTGCAAATTAGGCAGTTGTAAAAATTTTCTTTCACTTTTATGTATACAAACATTAAAAATTTTGTCAAGTAAGCAAAAACACTTTTTTATTTTTTCTTTAAGATAACCTTGTGTGCGTTTTTATAGCATTGTGTCAAATCTGT
This portion of the Caldisericaceae bacterium genome encodes:
- a CDS encoding iron-sulfur cluster assembly protein, with translation MTEFEEKVVKKLKEIKDPETNVSIIDEGLIYGFTIKDDTIKVFVSIEAATPSCNCSKALSWLVFNKITESIVNKLKELSFKEVVVVEELNPKIIYKIG